Below is a window of Undibacterium sp. YM2 DNA.
TTCACCCATACGCAATGCCTATATTGATTTCAGCAAGATGACGCTGAGCCTGGTCGCTGTCGTGACGGATGTGGTCAGAGATGGCAAGCGCGTCATCGGTTACGGTTTCAATTCCAATGGCCGCTATGGTCAAGGCAAGCTCATGCGCGAACGCTTCATCCCACGTGTGCTGGAAGCTGAACCAGAAAGCCTCATCAATGAGGCAGGCGACAACCTCGACCCGCACAAGATATGGAACTGCATGTTCACCAATGAAAAACCCGGTGGTCATGGTGAACGCTCGGTGGCTATCGGTACTATCGATATGGCAGTCTGGGATGCTGTCGCCAAGATAGAGGGCAAGCCGCTATTCCAGTTACTGGCAGAGCGCTATGGCAACGGTACGCCAGACCGCAATATCTTTGTCTACGCAGCAGGTGGTTATTACTACCCCGGCCAGAACCACGACAAACTCAAGGATGAAATGCGCAGCTATATTGACCGTGGTTACACCGTGGTCAAGAAAAAGATAGGTGGCGCCTCGCTCGATGAAGACTTGCGCCGCATTGACTCCATCCTCAGCGTACTCGGCGATGGTCAGAAGCTGGCGGTGGATGCGAATGGTCGTTTCGATCTCGACACTGCTATACAGTATGCCAAGGCGCTGTCGCAATACGACCTGTTCTGGTATGAGGAACCGGGTGACCCGCTGGATTTTGAATTGCAGGCCACGCTGCGCAATTACTACCCCAATCCCATGGCGACGGGAGAAGACCTGTTCTCCATGCAGGATGCCCGCAATCTCATACGCTATGGTGGCATGCGTGCTGACCGCGACTGGCTGCAATTCGATTGCGCCCTCAGCTACGGTCTTGTCGAATATCTGCGCACGCTGGACATGTTGCGCGAACATGGTTGGTCAGCCAAACGCTGCATCCCCCACGGCGGCCACCAGATGTCGCTGAATATCGCCGCAGGCCTTGGCCTGGGTGGCAATGAATCCTACCCTGACTTGTTCCAGCCCTATGGCGGTTTCCCGGATGGTGTCAAGGTTGTCAACGGCCACATCATGCTGCCAGAATTGCCTGGCATAGGCTTTGAAGGTAAGACAGATTTGTATGCAGAGATGCGCAAGCTGGCAGAGTAGTGGGTTGAGGCGGGCGACACAAATTTAACGACTGGGTTCTGTTGCTGTATAGTGGCGCACCGCATTTTATTTGGCTTCAGCATGTACAAATCCAAGCTTTTTTCACCCGCAGGAAGCAGGCGATTGCTCACTCTATTAGTGTTGCCCTTACTCCCAGCTTCTGTTTTCGCAGGCGACATCCTCAGCTGCAAAGATGAAAATGGCAAAACCATCTACACAGACAGCGCGGCGAAGTGCGAAGGGCAGGTGCAAAAATTTCAGGGACATGATTCTGCCACTTCGGGCAAGGCAAATTTTAGCTCGCCCCGCCGCAGCTACCAAACCATCGCTGGCGACTGGAAGATACTGGTCGAGCAGGATATGGCCGCCGCTGATCCCAAGCTCACTACTGCTGCAAGCAACAAATTACAGCAAGCACTGACTGAGATTCTGGGCAAATTGCCCACAGCATCACACCAGCATGTCAAGTCGCTTAATTTTTACCTGATGTGGGGTGAAAAATCTCCTAAAGGAGGAGAGAAATCAGGTATGCGTGCCGTAAAGCGGGTCGATCCTCTTAGGTTGCCTTTGTACGATCCTGCCTGGAAGGATGCAGTGATCATTTACAGCGCAACAAATCTGATGTCACTGGATGAGCTGTGGACTAAAAAAGCCCTGACCCACGAGATAAGTCATTCCTGGCATTTGCGCGACTGGCCAGCCAAACATCCGGAAATCACCGATATCTGGGAAGCGGCAAAACGTGCCAGTTTGTATAAGAATGTGGAAACCTATAAAGGCAAGACGCTGGCCACTGCTTACGCACTCACCAATGAGCGTGAGTATTTTGCCGAATTGAGTGCGATGTATTTTGTCGGTGGTGACTACCAACCCTATGACAAGGCTGGCTTGAAAAATTATGACCCTCTGGGTTACAGGATGGTAGAACAGTATTGGGGTCTACGCTGAGATTTATCTGGCAGCTCAGCAATACCAGCGCCAGGCTGCCAACATCTGACGGGCGTCTGCACTGCCAGCCAGTAGCTTATCCAGGTCACGAGTGACTTGCTCACGTGCGGCGGCTGTCAATTCATAGGTGTCATCAAAAGCCTGCTCATCCAGTTCTCGCATGGTATTTGCGACGCAGGCGATGGCGGCAAAGGCTGTCAGCAAGTCCGGTGCAAACAACTGAAAGTCAGGTTTGCCACCGGCCAGGGCAAAATACACTTGCCCTGATATGGTATCAAGCATGAAGGGATTGCTGCCTTCGGTCGCTATCACCAGCCAATGCTCTTGCCACTCAGGCAAACGCTCGCCAGTATTGCCATGCCAGCGATAGCAAGCCTGGCGGGACCAGAGGTTTTTGAGTATCGGTATATCAACAGGATTACCGCCAGCACTCAGTGATAGACCAGTAGGCCCGACTTTTTCGTGGACTATTTCACCCCAGGGACCCAGCTGTTCATAGAAGCTGGCAAGAACCGCTGGCAGGGCTATTTCGCCCTGCCAGTCACTTGCTGCTTGCGGGCGCAATTCTCCCCAGGGTGACAGCAAGTCACGCAAGACAGCAATAGTGATCGTGCTTATTTTGTCACCCCATCTTCCTTGAACATGGTTTTCAAACCACGCAAGGCCTGGCGTATGCGCGACTCATTTTCAATTAAGGCAAAGCGCACATATTCATCGCCATATTCACCAAAGCCTATGCCGGGTGAAACGCAGAGCTTGGCTTTTTCCAGCACCTGTTTGGAAAATTCCAGCGAACCCAAATGGCGATAATGCTCAGGGATGTGTGCCCAGATATACATCGAGGCCTTTGGTTTTTCCACCATCCAGCCCAGTTCATGCAAGCCTTTGACAAGCACATCACGACGGCGCTGGTACTGGTCACGGATTTCATTGACACAGCTCTGGTCACCTTCCAGTGCGGCAATCGCCGCCACCTGCACAGGTGTGAAGCTGCCATAGTCGTGGTAACTCTTGATACGGGCGAGTGCTGCGACCAGTTCCTTGTTACCGACCATGAAGCCTATGCGCCAGCCGGCCATGTTGTAACTCTTGGACATCGTGAAAAACTCGACGGCAACATCGCGCGCCCCAGGCACCTGCATGATGGACGGGGCTTTCCAGCCATCATAGGTGATGTCGGCATAGGCCAGATCATGCACCACCAGGATATTGTGTTCCTTGGCCAGCTTGACTACCCGCTCGAAAAATTCCAGTTCCACACATTGCGCGGTGGGGTTGGATGGGAAGCCAAAGATCATCATCTTCGGCTTGGGATAAGTTTCGCGTATCGCTCTTTCGAGTTCGGCAAAAAAATCCACGCCCGGGCTCATGCGTATGGAGCGTATATCGGCACCGGCGATCACTGCGCCATAGATGTGGATGGGGTAGCTGGGATTCGGCACCAGCACCGTGTCGCCCTTGTCCAGCGTCGCCAGCATCAAATGCGCCAGACCTTCTTTCGAACCTATGGTGACGATGGCTTCGCTGTCAGGATTAATATCGACTTCGTAACGGGTCTTGTACCAGTGCGCAATCGCGCGGCGCAAACGTGGAATGCCCTTGGAGGCAGAATAACCGTGGGTGTCAGGGCGTTGTGCCACTTCGACCAGTTTTTCTACGATGTGCGCAGGAGTTGCACCATCGGGATTACCCATGGACATATCAATGATATCTTCGCCACGACGGCGCGCGGCCATCTTCAGCTCGGCAGTGATATTGAATACGTAAGGGGGAAGGCGGTTGATACGAGCGAAAGAGAACTTTGTTGCAGGCGTAGAAGAGCCTTCAACAGCAGAACCCCGGCCCGGCGGAGTAGTTGTATTTGTCATCATCTGAATTGTACGTAGCCCTTGTAGTCCATACAGACTGCAAGAACGGGCGCCCGGAACCGTCCGAGCGACGTTGAAGCGATTTGCTTCGCGTTTGATTGTAGCGAGCAATCTCAAAAATAACAAGCTGCGGTGTTG
It encodes the following:
- a CDS encoding DUF4124 domain-containing protein — its product is MLTLLVLPLLPASVFAGDILSCKDENGKTIYTDSAAKCEGQVQKFQGHDSATSGKANFSSPRRSYQTIAGDWKILVEQDMAAADPKLTTAASNKLQQALTEILGKLPTASHQHVKSLNFYLMWGEKSPKGGEKSGMRAVKRVDPLRLPLYDPAWKDAVIIYSATNLMSLDELWTKKALTHEISHSWHLRDWPAKHPEITDIWEAAKRASLYKNVETYKGKTLATAYALTNEREYFAELSAMYFVGGDYQPYDKAGLKNYDPLGYRMVEQYWGLR
- the alaC gene encoding alanine transaminase — translated: MTNTTTPPGRGSAVEGSSTPATKFSFARINRLPPYVFNITAELKMAARRRGEDIIDMSMGNPDGATPAHIVEKLVEVAQRPDTHGYSASKGIPRLRRAIAHWYKTRYEVDINPDSEAIVTIGSKEGLAHLMLATLDKGDTVLVPNPSYPIHIYGAVIAGADIRSIRMSPGVDFFAELERAIRETYPKPKMMIFGFPSNPTAQCVELEFFERVVKLAKEHNILVVHDLAYADITYDGWKAPSIMQVPGARDVAVEFFTMSKSYNMAGWRIGFMVGNKELVAALARIKSYHDYGSFTPVQVAAIAALEGDQSCVNEIRDQYQRRRDVLVKGLHELGWMVEKPKASMYIWAHIPEHYRHLGSLEFSKQVLEKAKLCVSPGIGFGEYGDEYVRFALIENESRIRQALRGLKTMFKEDGVTK
- a CDS encoding mandelate racemase/muconate lactonizing enzyme family protein — translated: MKIVEIREQTVPISSPIRNAYIDFSKMTLSLVAVVTDVVRDGKRVIGYGFNSNGRYGQGKLMRERFIPRVLEAEPESLINEAGDNLDPHKIWNCMFTNEKPGGHGERSVAIGTIDMAVWDAVAKIEGKPLFQLLAERYGNGTPDRNIFVYAAGGYYYPGQNHDKLKDEMRSYIDRGYTVVKKKIGGASLDEDLRRIDSILSVLGDGQKLAVDANGRFDLDTAIQYAKALSQYDLFWYEEPGDPLDFELQATLRNYYPNPMATGEDLFSMQDARNLIRYGGMRADRDWLQFDCALSYGLVEYLRTLDMLREHGWSAKRCIPHGGHQMSLNIAAGLGLGGNESYPDLFQPYGGFPDGVKVVNGHIMLPELPGIGFEGKTDLYAEMRKLAE